The genomic interval GTGAGAGTTTAACTGGTACATCTGGAAAAACATTGAGAAAATATTAAATTTAAATCATTTGGTGTTGTTTCAGGGTCGAGATGAACTCTCTGCACAGCTTGCTCCTCAATCAAAAAGGTCCATAcgtctcaaaataaataatgagaaAACAAACTGGATACTGGAATTGCAGTTCTTTCCATCATTTGTGCAACCGAGTCTTTTCaaaagtcctcctcctcctcctcctcctcctcctcccagagGAAGGGCAGGAGCTTCAGCGCCGGAGGTCACGAGGGCCCCGATGGCGTTGCCGTCCTGGATTTGTTTGAGGGGTCCAGAACGGTCCCCTCGTAGACCACCTTGTTCTTGATGCCGTCCTGGATCATCCTCTGCTGCGCACGAAGCTTGGCGTTGCTCATCCTGCAGTAGAACCTGTGGAAGGAGACACGGCacggttacacacacacacacacacacacacacacacacacacacacacacacacacacacacacacacacacacacacacacacacacacacacacacacacacacacacacacacacacacacacacacacacacacacacacacacacacacacacacacacacacacacacacacacacacacacacagagagaagtgGCTTGACTGCTGAGagacttcccacaatgcactgggcTCCTCTCTCGTTGAATTGACTAGAGAGGAGACTGCAGTAAGAAGTGAGCTCGTGTTTTTCGGGGGAGAAATTCTGCAAATATTGTCAAAGGGTAGGACGCTTTTCTTTCATGGTAGTTATGTGGAAAATGAAGAGTTTGTTGTGATCAGAGGCTGAGAGACCGAAAAAGAAGTGAAGTGTGAATCAACACGAGAACCTACCAGGACCCGAGTGTCGTGAGCATGAAGCCTGCAAACCCCACGTCAAAGGAGCGCTTCACCCGACCTGCGGACGACAAAAGAGACCGCTGCTGAGAGTTTAGTATTTagctttaacccccccccccccccatctataTTCATCAGCAGGGTCTTATTGATTTCACGCCTTAAAAAGGCTCAATACTTAAAAACATCCTCAATGAGTTTTGCTCTCAAAACTGAAAGAACACACACTTGGATGAAGACGGGGGGGAAATATAAAATTTGTTTTAGACTAAAACATATTTAGTCTTAAAAGTAATATCTTTAATGAGCTGATTTTCTAAAGAACTTAAAAATGAATTTCCTGAAATACAGGGccacaatagttttttttaaacaacaaaactatgttaaatacatttatttgacagtctTTGAGATATCCACATTGTATttaatgctatatatatatatatatatatatatatatatatatatatatatatatatatatattttttattacttactttataacttgataagggacagttaataaaaacatttctgtaaatgtgtcagagttagccaagaggctatttttcatatgtagtcccgagaggcagacatcacaaaacaaacctaaaaacagagATTAAATTACACATACGaggtttatacaatattgaCGCTTTTCAAATGGGGTGCATTAAATCAACTCTTTTAATTGAAGCTAATAAAATCAAATCCAGATGAGCACGAAACAGATGTTTGCCAAATATGATATCTAATATTTGACCAGCATTTCATTGGATGTGTTGATCAGGTCACATATTTTAAGTTGGAGCACATTTCAATATGAACTTCTCCTTAGTTTAttgctcgggggggggggggctgtcccTCTCACTGACTGGTGACAGTGCACTTGTCCACTTATGGAGATGTTGCTGTGGTCAACCATCCGATTAATTCTCAAAAGCCCCGTTTTGGCTGGAGGTTGCTTCAAGATGTGAGAAAAGGGAATCACATAAAAGCCGAGTGGagagttaaaacacacactcacacacacaaacgcacacacacacgcacacacacacacacacacagttcaggaTCAAATGAGACTCACTCGTGGCCAGGAAGTGCAGCAGGCCGGCAGCTATCGAGCCCCCGGCTCCGTGTAGGACGGCGTCTCTGGCACACGGGGTGTTCTGGACGTCCAGGATCCCCAGCAGCCTGAAGCCCTGAAAGACGAGACGGACCggtaaagaaaaagagatgaaagtagacctttaaaatgtgaataatcAACCAaaactattatagataaatacatttgtttgaagcaaaaacaaacatgtttacaatatatacacaatacaataaaaatatatatattgtatctgTATCAACAGTCATTTTACACATGCATAGTCACAACCTtgtttacactgtgtgtgtataatgtgtgtgaatgtttttttttcctattgAATGGACATGAATTGATGGCGTATTATTTGCGCATGACAATAACAAAGCTCCTTTCAATAAAGTGAAAGGTAACTTGAGGCGAGTTAAATGAAGTCTGAACCAGGTAACACGTAAACCGACGTCACGAATCAAGTTAACCCTTTGTGACCCACTTTGGTTGACCTTCTGAAAACGACTCCCCCCCCATTAAAGTGCTCCCTAAACGCGTGACGTCACAGTTAAAGGCCTCACCCACCTTGACCTTgctctcctgctcttcttctgcCATCGCACGTCGCCGTGTGTCTCCTCGTGCGACGTTTATACCCAATATATCGCGAGAAAACCCGTCATGTAACGATCAATTTTTCGTCGCCGTCTTGCATCTTCGCGCATGCGCTTCACCAACCGAATGGGTCCTGCCGCTATTAATCGCCGACTGGAAACGAGCAAGCGGGCTGGTGTGACGTTCCGGTATAATGTTAAAATGCTTTAGGTTGAATTGTGATAATAGTGAATAATGTGAATAAGTTAAAGGATTAATTATGTTTGGTTGATTGCAATATAATgcttgtgtgtactgtgtaatgTCCCAATGTTcccccttttttgtttgttatttgcaATCACATAATGCAATAACATTtttcaccaaaataaaaaaagaagaaaggccTTACTATAATATATTTACATCAAATGTGCATATTCTTTGCTAATAAAACtgcatgtatgttttttttttctctccaaacgAGCAACTTCAAATCCTGCAACATACGTGTGCctatttcatattcattattgttttatacTTCACCCagcatgaaaaaataaaacggtACAATTTgacaaattattttatattctacacACAATACAGTTGCTGCACATGTTAAACCATCATTCCGTAAACAACATGGATCAACGTCATAAATGATTCATGTCAGGGGGAAGTCAACGTGTCACAGTGATCCCACACTTATAAAACAGGATTATTTTACCGGCGGCAGCAGGCTACTTCCTGTCAGCCCTCATCCTGCTCTGAGGTCAAGATGGAAGTCTTGACCACACATAAGTATTTCCACACCCGGCTCTTATAACATGCAATAATAGCATTTAGCAGTCAACACATCACTAGATGTTCGTTTATCCAAGGAGCCTTTTCCATTTAGGAAACGAACTGAAGTCTTAAGGCACCCCAGGTGAAAACCAGGTACCCTAAGTTATAGACCACATGGGACACACTTTCCCATCTTAAACTATTTAACTGTGTGTCATTATCAGCCGGCTCTAACAGGCGCGTGTACTACAGAATACATTTCTGTGTGAATCTTGTGATACTGAGCCAAAGCAGCTCTCAATGTCTCATAAAGACACTATTTATATCACTAATTAaacaaagagggaaaaaaaaaaaaaaagcttcagaGGAAATGGTATGAGAGGTCAACGTAGCACTGATGACGAATCCCctgttacaaaaataaataatacagataAGAAAAATTGTATACATTAAACATGATTCACATACATTGACAAATATCTAGATGCAATATAAAGACACTATCTCACATTACAGTCAACTTTATTTCTCAgcattattacaaaaataaatactgcgGTATAGTAGACCTAAGACTAATTATCTATGGAAACCCCCTTGTTCATGATTCTAGTTTTAAACCTCACAGTTCAGCCTCAGGTCACACAGGCTCCTCCCACTTTCAACAACTACAACAGTGGCCTTCAGCAAAGCACTGGACCTGCCCGTGCCCCCTCTAATGCCGTAATATGCTGCAGCTTTCGTGTGTGTAACCGGATGTAAAAGCGATACGGAGATAGTCTAATCCCCTGGTTAGAACAAGATTAAAACGGTACTATGTGTCCCCTTTAACAAAAACATGTAACCATGGTTATTTGAGCATTTCTTCCTGGACACCAGGTGCCTCTGTGCTGTATAAAGCCTGA from Cyclopterus lumpus isolate fCycLum1 chromosome 15, fCycLum1.pri, whole genome shotgun sequence carries:
- the LOC117743697 gene encoding cytochrome c oxidase assembly protein COX20, mitochondrial yields the protein MAEEEQESKVKGFRLLGILDVQNTPCARDAVLHGAGGSIAAGLLHFLATSRVKRSFDVGFAGFMLTTLGSWFYCRMSNAKLRAQQRMIQDGIKNKVVYEGTVLDPSNKSRTATPSGPS